GCGCAATCGTCTCGACAAGCTCCTCGATTCTTGCATGCTCCTCCGGGCTTTCCACAAAGACGTAGCCCTTAATATCCTCAGGCACCACTACGGCGGTGACAACAACATCGGTCATGTTATTTTCGATTGCCTCGCGGATATTATCTGCAACCGTCCGCTCATGCTTGGAAGTTGTCTTAATTATGTAGTAGTGGTTGCCAAACTCTGAATCACTCATGATTGTCACGGAAGCAGATAGTGGAAGACCAGATAAATGATAAAGCCCAGAACACCGATGACTGCAATACCTGCGGCCGAAACTGCCGAGATCTTGAAGAATTCATCCTTCGTAGGTCTGCGGGCAAGCTTTAACACGCGCAGATACTTGCGGAAGAACTCGGAGATACTCTGCTTGGAGACCTCCGGCATCTTTACATTACCGACAGCAGACGATGCTGTCGTCTTCTCCGTCTTCTTATTGTTGGTATTTTTCTCGTCAGCCAATGTATTCACCTCAGGAAATCAATCTCAAACTTGGATCTCTGCACCTGACTTGATTGTGGTGCCGTATATGTTTGCTCCTGCTTACCATAAATCTGTGGGGATTGCACACCGGTCACAATCAGCATGGTACGCATTCTGCCCTCCATCGACGGGTCAACCTGAACTCCCCAGATGATGCGTGCCCCGGGATCAATACGCTGATAGACCTCCTGCACAACACCCTCTGCCTCAAACATTGTCATATCAGGGCCGCCAATCACGTTGATCAGTGCTGCGGTCGCGCCCGTGATGTCGACATCAAGCAGCGGAGAGCGAAGAGCCTTCTTGATAGAGTCGGTCGCCTTGTCCTCACTGTCGGACTCGCCCATACCGATCATTGCAATGCCGCCCTGCTCCATAACCGTGCGGACATCGGCAAAATCAAGGTTCACAAGACCGGGGAGAGTGATAAGTTCGGTGATTCCTTTCACCGCACGCATCAGAACCTCGTCTGCAACCTTGAACGCCTGTGCCAACGGAAGCCGCGGAACAACTTCAAGAATGCGGTCGTTCGGGATCACAATGACCGTGTCAGCAACTTCACGAAGCCGCTCAAGACCGATCTCTGCATTCTCCATACGGGTTGCACTCTCGCTCGTGAACGGAAGCGTAACGATTGCAATCGTTAACGCGCCGACCTCTTTCGCGATCTTTGCAACGACCGGAGCACTGCCGGTACCGGTTCCGCCGCCAAGACCTGCGGTCACGAACACCATGTTCGATCCGCTCAGGGACTGGCGGACAACATCCTCGCTCTCAAGCGCTGCTTCTTCACCGCGCTGCGGCATTGCGCCTGCGCCAAGACCCTTCGTGGTCTGGCGGCCGATGAGAATACGCTTCCCAACGCGTCCGCGAAGCATGGACAGATGCTGCGCATCGGTGTTTAAGGCATAGATATCAGCGCCCTCGACGCCTTCTTCAAAGATTCGGGCAACAGTATTGGACCCTCCGCCGCCGCAGCCGACGACCGTGATCTTGGTTCTCAGAGACTCAAGAATGTCATCGAACTCGTCATCATCATCGGTATGGTTCGATGCAGTGGGAACATATTTGTACTGGCTGGAAAAATCGATGTCCTGTTTTGCCGGTGCAGGTCTCGGTTCGACGACCGGCCTTGGTGCAGGAACCGGGGCCTGGCGAACCGGCTCCGGAGCAGGAGCTGCATATGCCTGCTCCTTTCTCGGAGTCAGTTCGACCTCGTCCTCTGCGTCATATATAGCGGAGACTGCGCTGTTGTCGCGTGCAGTTTCTTCGAACCGCTTGCGTGATAGTGCTTCTTCTACGATTGATCTCATGAGTAATTCTCCAATCCCGGGATGCGGAGGGTAGACCGGATCGTTTTTGTTACCATCTCCGGCGTTATCGTCCTGCCGTCCGGAAGGGTTACAGGTTCACCTGCAACCAGTTTTCCAAACAACGGACCGGACGGGACGCCCTGCATGCGCGCGAGCTGGGCGTCAAACTGCAGGCGGGTTATTGTGATCAGATCACCTTCCACCGTTGTACCCTGTCTACGTGTTATTTGTTGGACTGATAAAGCTATTAATTCACCTGCTATTGCATGACGCCGCTCCCCGGTCGTCAGGAGGGTTGGAAGAACTTTTCCGCTCTTTCCGGTCAGATGAAATACGCCGCCGACTCTGTCCAGTTCAGCAAACAGTTCGTCTTCCAAGCCCCCGAATGCTTCGCTAAAGAAGTCCTCCGGAAGAACGATGGATGCAGGGTTCCCTGCGGGAACTTCTCCGTGCGGGAAGATTTTTGCCGCAGAATCGATATTTTTAGCAAAGTCGACAAATGCGGACCATGTTTTCCATGACATGGAGCCGAGTTTATGCATGTCGCTTTCGGTGATCTCAGGGATGCCAAGCTCCGCAAGAATTTTTTCGAGGCGGTCGGCTTCAACTTTGGACATGGCCTTTTTGTCAAGATGCGCGGCAATTGCCCCGCTCTTTTGGATCATTTGCATAATCATGTCCGCGCTGACCGCTCCGACATCCCGCGTATGCATCATGTGGCCGAACGCCCCCCTCGTTTCAAGGGCAATTGCGGTCTGCCGCACGGCATAGTGGGTGCCGCCAAATCCGATCAGCGGAATAACAGTTTCAGAGTCAGGGTCTGCCATAAGAACACTCATGGCAGCAGCGCGGACGGCAACAGCATTGCGCCACTCGGTTTCTGTACTGCCGACCTCGACGAAAAAGTACGGGACATGGATGCTGGTCGGCCCGTGATGGGTTATCTCGTACGAAACGCGAAAGCCTTCCGGGGCATACAACTGATGATTGCGCAGCACCGCACGCATCCATGCGGGAGCGGCTGGCCCGAGCTCGCGGGGATTTCCGCCGAGGTCTGCGGTGATGAAGTTTCCTGCCGGATGTACGGTGAGAACAGGTACCGGGTTGACGCTTGCATGGCGTGCGAGAAAGATCGCAAGGTCTGCGTCGGAATCGACTACGTCGTCATCAGCGTGAATGATGCGGTCGTTCCATTCATGAAAGGTGACGGTGTGCTTTGCAAGCAGCGGCCAGCCGCCTTCCGGAGGATTTTGGATGAGTTCATCCATTGCGGCGCGGATGTTGGATCCGGCAATATCGGTTGAGGAGTGGATGATATTGATCTTCATGCGTGATAGGTAGTTTTGGCAGAGAGAAAAGAAGTGTGTTTTCTTTGGGGGTTTTGCATCCTCCCGCGTGAACCGCCCACGGAAAATCAGAACACACGGAGCTGCACGGAAAAAATATCACGGAGCAGACGTGAACAGCACGGAATTTGAAAATAGTTCATTATTATGGCATTCATTATTTTTCCGTGAAACTCCGTGTGTTCTGATTTTCCGTGGGCGGCTCGCAAATCAAAGATACCCAATGCCGGTGATTGTACTCACGATCCAGAGTATTCCAAAGATGATCGGAATGTGGACAAGATACACCGCAAGCGTTATTCTGCCGTTGCCGATATGGGCGAAGAACCTGCCGAGGGCCCCGGGGTTCGGAAGACGAAACGCCCGGATGCCGTTCGGATAAAAGACCGCACCAAGAGCAATACCGATCAAGAGAACGCCGAACCAGGGAAACAGCGGGAAGTAGTCCTGCGTGTACTGCATGAAATCAGCCCCGTGAACACCTAAGGGGTAGAGCCATCCGGGTTCGGTGAACTGCGGGATTACAAAGATACCGAGGAGAACGATGATGATGCCCGGGATAAAATTCCATTTCCCAAGCTGCAGGAACGGGATGCACAGAAGCATCGAGACACCAAGCATATGCATGAACCCGAACTTGATGAACGCACCATTGTGAAGAAAGAGGGTTGAGCCGATCCAGCTGACAATGGTGATCATCATGCCGATTCCAAATAAAAACAGGGCTTTCACAACGATTGAGCGATAGTACTCGCTGGTGGTTCTTCCTTTTTTTCTGGCATGCCTGAGGATTAAGGCAACACCTGCGATCAGAACAAAAGATGCCGAAGCGATGTTGATGGTCCCGTAATAGGTGAGGAACTCTGGATCCTCAACGATCATATGGTACATCACCATGCATGCAAGGAAGTGATAGACGATCATTCCCACAAGGGCGATTCCGCGAATCGCATCCACTTCCCAGTATCTTTCACCCATGTTACTCCGTGCTATTTGGTTTTTGCTGATATATATTTTGAGATTGAAAAGTACGCCCGGAAACCTACAGATATCCCCACGGCATGCCGAGTGCGGAGGACACGATCATAATCAGATACAGTATCGCGAAGAGAATCGGGATATGGAGCAGGTAAATCTCCAGCGGATACTTGCCGACGAGCGCCAGGAATCTTCCAAACACTCCGGCATCAGGCATACGGAATCTCCGGATTCCATGCGGATACAGAACTGATCCTATGGCAACTCCCAAAAGCATCACGCCGACCCAAGGAAGAAGCGGGAAGTAGTCACGCGGATAAAACATGCCTTCCGGTAAAATGCCAAACGGCAGATACCATAAGAAACCTGCAGAGGCATATATTGTTTTAAAAGACAGTCCGATCCAGATGAGAACAGCAGCCGGAATAAAATTCCATTTGCCAAGTCCGAGGAACGGAATGCACAGGATCATCGAGAGGCCCATCATCTGGAGGAAGTTGAACAGCATGTAGTTGCCGTCGCCGATGACAAAGTGAATGGCAAGAGATCCAACAACCGCAATTGCAACACCGATGAAAAAAATCTCCAGACCGCGCTTCACAATTGCAATATAATAGGCGCGTTTCGGCTTGCCGGCCATTCGTCCGTGTCTGAGAACCAACGCGACACCGGAGACTATCACGAAAACGCTTGTTCCGAGGTGAATGTACTGGCAGACGTCGTAGTACCAGTCCAGGGTAAGACTCATATGAAAAATTACCATCAGGGAGATCAGATGAAAAACGATCATCCCGATCAGGGCAATCCCGCGGATTGCGTCGACCTCCCAGTACCGCTCACCCATTGCTTTGGAGTTGGTGCTTTCAGATAATCTCTTTTGTGTTTGAAGAGGTGTGATACCGCAAAAAAATTTAACCAGTTTCTTTCTGAAAAGGGAAATGGTTGAATAGTATATGGGAAAGATAAATATCTGAAACGCGAATAGCGCGAATAAAAAATCGCCAATGGCGATTTTCAAAGAAGTGCTAAATTATTTCTTTTTAGATAAATTCACCTAAAAAAGTACAAAGAATTTTTTTTTGAAAATCGCCATTGGCGATTTTTATTCGCGCTATTCGCGTTTCAAAACTTCATCCTCGGTCTCAGGATCCTTCTTCGGTTTCTCCGGCTTCACGTACGTAATCTCGTACGTCTCCACTCCCCGCTCATCAGGCCGGGCCGATGACGAATAGGCAGGATCAACAGACAGAGCACCAAACTTGCACAACTCAGCGCACTGACCGCAGATAACACAGCGGAACAGATCAATCGTCCACAGCTTCGCCGCACGATCAACCGTAACCGCCTGGGACGGACAGCGTTTCATGCAAATCATGCAGGACGTGCACTTGGACGGATCGAACACCACATGACCGCGGGTGATATCAAAGCGCTTTGCAGGTTCGGCAGGAAACGTCGTCGTCACTGGCTTATGCACAAACTGCTTCAGAATCGTTTTCAGCATTTTCATACAGCCTCACCTCTCCATACATCCGATACAGGGATCAATCGTCAGCACAATCTGCGGCACATCCGCAAGCTCAGCACCCGCAAGCATCGCAACAAGGGAGGGAACATTCGTCAGCGTCGGCGTCCGCACGCGGAACTGCGTCAGATTTTTCGTGCCGTTACCGCGCAGATAATGAATCACCTCGCCGCGGGGCTGCTCGGACCTGCTGAAGAACTCGCCGTCAGGGTTGCCTTTCACCGGAACCGACACATCACCCTCTGGCATGCCGGCAATAATCTGGTGAATAATATCAACCGACTGGAACAACTCCTTACACCGCACCTCGCACCGCGCATAACCGTCGCAGCCGTCAGCGGTCACTGGCTTAAAAGAAATATCCCCGTATGCCAGATACCCTGACGTCCGTACATCCTCGACAAGACCGGACGCGCGGGCAACAGGGCCGACAGCCCCGAGATTGTAGGCAGCGTCAGTTTTTAGAACACCTTTTCCCACCAGACGCTTCTTCAGCGTGTAATCTGATAAGAACACCTTCGACATCTCCTGCATCTCGGCTTCGATATCATCGAGGCGCTTGTCCATCCCTGACAGGAACTCATTGGTCACATCACGGCGGACGCCACCGACCTTGCACACGCCCTGAATCACTCTGCCGCCGGTCGTTGCCTCAAGCTCGTTCAAGATCGACTCCCGAATCTTCCATGCATTATAGAACAGACTCTCAAAGCCAAGAGCGTCCGCAAACAAACCGAGCCACAGAAGATGGCTGTGAAGACGCGAGTACTCGCCCCACATCGTCCGTAGATACGTAGCCCTCGCCGGAACCTCAATACCCATCAGCCCTTCCACACCCTGGCAGAACGTCGAAGAGTGCGTGAAACTGCAGATGCCGCAGATACGCTCTGCAAGATACACGAAATCAGAATACTCGCGACGGTCCACCAGACTCTCAAGACCGCGGTGAACATACCCGATCGAAGGAATCGCCTCCACCACATGCTCATCCTCAATCACCAGATCCAGATGAATCGGCTCCGGGAGAACCGGATGCTGCGGACCGAACGGAACAACCGTCCTCTTGCCGGTCATGATGCATCCTCCTTGGACACCTTCGTCACTGTTGGCGCAGGAGCCTCTTTCTTCTTGAACGGATACGGCACAGATGTCCGGATGAACGTCCCGCCAAAGTCAAGCGCCATATTGGTGAACGTGAACCCGTAGAGATCATGAATCTCATTCTCGTAGACAAACGCACCGCCAAACGATGCATCAATCGCAGGAATCGATGTACCTTCCGGAACCGTCATCCGGTAATGCAGGAGATCATTTCCCTTCGCAAACGAGTAGGTGATATCATAATCATTCGCAGCCGCAGTGCAGGTAATCACCACAAGACGGCGGCCGTCAGCCTTCATGTCAGCTGCGACCTTCTCAATCCCCGCAGGAGACGCGGGGATAATTTCCATTGTCGTCATCTCAAACCTCCGTTATCAACTGCCGCACGTTTCTCTTCCAGAACCCCGAGCGCCTTTACCACGCCCTCAATCAGTGCCTCAGGCCGGACTGAGCACCCCGGTACATACACATCCACCGGAATAATCGTGTCAACGCCGCCTGAAACATTGTAGCAGTCGCGGAACACGCCGCCCGATGATGCGCAGATGCCGACCGCAAGAACAACCTTCGGCTCAGGGATCTGGTCATAGAGATTTTTCAGGACCTCTTTGTTCTGCTCGTTCACACTGCCGGTCACTACAAAAATATCCGCGTGCGCCGGATTGCCGGTGTTGATGATACCAAACCGCTCCACATCGTACAACGGCGTCAGGGCTGCAAGAATTTCAATATCGCATCCATTGCAGCTGGACGCATTGTAGTGCAGAAGCCAGGGGGATTTTCCTGCCGAACTCATACAATCACACCTCCGAGGATGCCAAGCACGGCAATGTTTGTCGCGCCAAGAATCAGCGTAATGGTCCACAGACTCTTCACCGTCATCTTCCACGTAACCCGCGGGAACAGATTGTCCATCAGAATCTCAAGGAAGTAGCAGATGATGACAACGATAATACCGAGAATCGGGTTTGCCGCAAAGAACAGAAGCATCATCGCAAGGATAATGATCGTCTCATACCAGTGGGCAAGCTCAACTTTTGCAAGGGTTCTGCCCGACAGAGACGACGTAACTCCTTTCACCAACTCCTGATGCGCGTGATGCGAGGTCGCGATATCAAACGGAGACTTGCGCAGCTTCAGTGTCAGCACTGCAAAGAGTGCAAGGAACACACCCGGTAGATACAC
This Methanorbis rubei DNA region includes the following protein-coding sequences:
- a CDS encoding protein translocase SEC61 complex subunit gamma → MADEKNTNNKKTEKTTASSAVGNVKMPEVSKQSISEFFRKYLRVLKLARRPTKDEFFKISAVSAAGIAVIGVLGFIIYLVFHYLLP
- a CDS encoding nickel-dependent hydrogenase large subunit, which codes for MTGKRTVVPFGPQHPVLPEPIHLDLVIEDEHVVEAIPSIGYVHRGLESLVDRREYSDFVYLAERICGICSFTHSSTFCQGVEGLMGIEVPARATYLRTMWGEYSRLHSHLLWLGLFADALGFESLFYNAWKIRESILNELEATTGGRVIQGVCKVGGVRRDVTNEFLSGMDKRLDDIEAEMQEMSKVFLSDYTLKKRLVGKGVLKTDAAYNLGAVGPVARASGLVEDVRTSGYLAYGDISFKPVTADGCDGYARCEVRCKELFQSVDIIHQIIAGMPEGDVSVPVKGNPDGEFFSRSEQPRGEVIHYLRGNGTKNLTQFRVRTPTLTNVPSLVAMLAGAELADVPQIVLTIDPCIGCMER
- a CDS encoding NADH-quinone oxidoreductase subunit C — encoded protein: MTTMEIIPASPAGIEKVAADMKADGRRLVVITCTAAANDYDITYSFAKGNDLLHYRMTVPEGTSIPAIDASFGGAFVYENEIHDLYGFTFTNMALDFGGTFIRTSVPYPFKKKEAPAPTVTKVSKEDAS
- the ftsZ gene encoding cell division protein FtsZ; its protein translation is MRSIVEEALSRKRFEETARDNSAVSAIYDAEDEVELTPRKEQAYAAPAPEPVRQAPVPAPRPVVEPRPAPAKQDIDFSSQYKYVPTASNHTDDDDEFDDILESLRTKITVVGCGGGGSNTVARIFEEGVEGADIYALNTDAQHLSMLRGRVGKRILIGRQTTKGLGAGAMPQRGEEAALESEDVVRQSLSGSNMVFVTAGLGGGTGTGSAPVVAKIAKEVGALTIAIVTLPFTSESATRMENAEIGLERLREVADTVIVIPNDRILEVVPRLPLAQAFKVADEVLMRAVKGITELITLPGLVNLDFADVRTVMEQGGIAMIGMGESDSEDKATDSIKKALRSPLLDVDITGATAALINVIGGPDMTMFEAEGVVQEVYQRIDPGARIIWGVQVDPSMEGRMRTMLIVTGVQSPQIYGKQEQTYTAPQSSQVQRSKFEIDFLR
- a CDS encoding D-aminoacyl-tRNA deacylase → MKINIIHSSTDIAGSNIRAAMDELIQNPPEGGWPLLAKHTVTFHEWNDRIIHADDDVVDSDADLAIFLARHASVNPVPVLTVHPAGNFITADLGGNPRELGPAAPAWMRAVLRNHQLYAPEGFRVSYEITHHGPTSIHVPYFFVEVGSTETEWRNAVAVRAAAMSVLMADPDSETVIPLIGFGGTHYAVRQTAIALETRGAFGHMMHTRDVGAVSADMIMQMIQKSGAIAAHLDKKAMSKVEADRLEKILAELGIPEITESDMHKLGSMSWKTWSAFVDFAKNIDSAAKIFPHGEVPAGNPASIVLPEDFFSEAFGGLEDELFAELDRVGGVFHLTGKSGKVLPTLLTTGERRHAIAGELIALSVQQITRRQGTTVEGDLITITRLQFDAQLARMQGVPSGPLFGKLVAGEPVTLPDGRTITPEMVTKTIRSTLRIPGLENYS
- a CDS encoding heparan-alpha-glucosaminide N-acetyltransferase, with the protein product MGERYWEVDAIRGIALIGMIVFHLISLMVIFHMSLTLDWYYDVCQYIHLGTSVFVIVSGVALVLRHGRMAGKPKRAYYIAIVKRGLEIFFIGVAIAVVGSLAIHFVIGDGNYMLFNFLQMMGLSMILCIPFLGLGKWNFIPAAVLIWIGLSFKTIYASAGFLWYLPFGILPEGMFYPRDYFPLLPWVGVMLLGVAIGSVLYPHGIRRFRMPDAGVFGRFLALVGKYPLEIYLLHIPILFAILYLIMIVSSALGMPWGYL
- a CDS encoding heparan-alpha-glucosaminide N-acetyltransferase translates to MGERYWEVDAIRGIALVGMIVYHFLACMVMYHMIVEDPEFLTYYGTINIASASFVLIAGVALILRHARKKGRTTSEYYRSIVVKALFLFGIGMMITIVSWIGSTLFLHNGAFIKFGFMHMLGVSMLLCIPFLQLGKWNFIPGIIIVLLGIFVIPQFTEPGWLYPLGVHGADFMQYTQDYFPLFPWFGVLLIGIALGAVFYPNGIRAFRLPNPGALGRFFAHIGNGRITLAVYLVHIPIIFGILWIVSTITGIGYL
- a CDS encoding 4Fe-4S dicluster domain-containing protein; its protein translation is MKMLKTILKQFVHKPVTTTFPAEPAKRFDITRGHVVFDPSKCTSCMICMKRCPSQAVTVDRAAKLWTIDLFRCVICGQCAELCKFGALSVDPAYSSSARPDERGVETYEITYVKPEKPKKDPETEDEVLKRE
- a CDS encoding NADH-quinone oxidoreductase subunit B family protein, encoding MSSAGKSPWLLHYNASSCNGCDIEILAALTPLYDVERFGIINTGNPAHADIFVVTGSVNEQNKEVLKNLYDQIPEPKVVLAVGICASSGGVFRDCYNVSGGVDTIIPVDVYVPGCSVRPEALIEGVVKALGVLEEKRAAVDNGGLR